Below is a genomic region from Salvelinus fontinalis isolate EN_2023a chromosome 2, ASM2944872v1, whole genome shotgun sequence.
attgtttgtacagatgaacgtggtaccttcaggcatagtggaaattgctcacaatggatgaaccagacttgtggatatctccaatttttttttaagtcttggctgattccttttgattttcccatgatatcaagcaaagaggcactgagtttgaaggtaggccttgaaatacatccacaggtacacctccaatcgactcaaattatgtcaattagcctatcagaatcttctaaagccatgacataattttctggaattttccaagctgtttaaaggcacagtcaacttagtctatgtaaacttctgacccactggaattgtgatacagtgaattataagtgaaataatctgtctgtaaacatttgtttgaaaaattacttgtgtcatgcacaaagtagatgtcctaaccgacttgccaaaactatagtttgttaacaagacatttgtggagtggttgaaaaatgagttttaatgactccaacctaagtgtatgtaaacttctgaattcAACTCTATATACAGCGTGGTGTCCCTCAGGACAGTTGCCTTGGGTCGCTACTCTTCTCAATTTTTTCAAATGATATGCCACTGGTCTTACACAAAGCTAGAATGACTATTTCTGCGGACGATTCCACACTAAACATATCAGCACCCAAAGCCAGTGAGCTAACTGAAATTCTAAATAAGGAGTAACAGTATCAGAATGGGTGATTagtaataaactggtcttaaatacatctaaaactaaaagtattgtatttggttcaaaacaTTCTCTAAGACCTCATCTGGAGTTGTGTATAAAGGTAGTGACCATTGAGCAACTTGAGGAAGCTAAACTCCTAGATATAACATTAGATGGTCAATTATCATGGTGAAGTCATATTGACAAGTTattgtgaagatggggaggggtATGTCTGTTATTAACAAAaatcaactgtactagttgttcaggctctggtcttgtcttatcttgattactgtctggtaatatggtcaaatgcagcaaagaaagacctagcaaagctgcagctggcacAAAACAGAGCAGCGCACCTTGCCATTAAAAGATACATTTCATTTTTTGCCACCAAATCAAACATTTTGATGTAAATGGCATGCTATAGAAGGGTCCAGTCACCTTCGTGTGATTTCACATGTTTTTGAAAGACTTACCCCAAACACTAAACCACTTCCTCGTCCTTGTTGTGTGGTATACGGTGGCACCGAAAAAACATGAAAAAGGttccaaaaacacccaaatatgTCCTTTTACAAACGGCAACACTCAGTATAGTGATACAGGTTGTTAGATGTGGaacacatgaaattgtgtcattccaTACTTTATCTGTAACATTatacaacaaaaaaacatgtgaAATCAAAAATAATCTGTTCCCTTCTATAACATGTCATTTTACATCAAAAATAGAGATTTGGTTATAAAAAATTAAAACTTCTCCATTAATCACacatacagaactaacatcaacaacatgcagtTCAGTGTTTCCTGCTTGAGGGTTGACGAGAGATTAACTGATTCTCTTCTAGTTTTTATGAGAAATATTATTGTGATGAAAAGTCCTGattgtctgcataatcaaataacattcagctcagacacccatatgtaccccacaagacataacaccagggtctcttcacagtccccaagtccaaaatGAATTCACGGCAACAAACAGtactatacagagccatgatcacatAGAACTCCCTTCCAACTCCAATTACTCAAGCAAACAACAAAATTACCTTTAAAAAACGACATCTCATTGAATGGTGGGgactgttgtttttgttgttataTTGTTTGTATATCTTTGTGTTAAAAATGTGTGTGACTGTCCTATGCTATCCatgtatcagtgttttgttattTGTCATGTTCTGTGTTTTTTGTGGAGCCCCCGGAAGAATAGCTTGTGTctctgcaaaagctaatgggcatccaaataaacaaataaataaaccaGTCTGGCAAGATAATCGCAGTACTTCACTTCACAGCACCGTGTGTCTACTTGGATACATCAATTCAAAAGAGCCAGTGACGGACTGTGCCAAGATTTCCCCTAATTTCTATACTACAGGCCAGAATCTTTCAAGTGTGTTTTTGCTTTCTAAGCAAAACAGTATTCCTGAAGTTAACCTCCAAGAGCAAAACTTTATGTCTCCGATAATAATCAAGACACATATTGATATTAAATTGTCAATAAAGGGATGGGCATAAATGGTGTACTTCTGGAGGTCACCTTGGATGGCTCGAACAGAGCTGAGGAGTTGTAGAGGGCAGTACACAGTGAGGGGGGGCAggtgtgtgtttttgcatgtgcGCCTGCGTGGTGGGAAGCAGGGAGCAGTAATTGTTGGGGAAGAGCCATATGCGCTGCTCGGAGGACGCTGGAGCTTAttaaagaaggagagagtgattaTTCACACAGGGCCCTCCTGAGAGAGTGACGCTCACGTCATTGCTTTTAATTAACTCCGAAACGGTTCTGCGGATTAATAACAATATTAAAGACGGGAACCGAGGAGGAGCACAAACACATCCTGGATCTGGTTCAAGGTTCTAAACTACGATTAAAAAGGCTCTTTGGCATGACAAAACTCTCTTTTCTCCGCCTCCCTATTTTCATTTTTTTCCTCTCCATTTGTAGTAGCGTGGCAATGGATTTGTCTTTATTGTCATTGCCTCGTCTCCCAGGGTGTCTCCAACTCAGGGAATCGAGACTCTGACACATCCGTCTGAGAAGATTGGGATTGGTTGGAGATAGTTGTCAAGCGAGTAAAAGAACGTCAGGAAAAAGAAgccaaggagagaggagaggagtggagagggaacTTGGAGAGCagatgaagtgcaccagtctgaAAATAGAATCCTATTTGCCTGCTTACCAAGAGGAGCTAACTCTTTGGTGTAGCTTGAAATGTGTCAAGGTGCTGGGGACAATGTTGACACTCTCCTAATGCAACCCACAGAAccaaaagagggagagggaagaaggagagggagataaGAACAGCAAGGCTCCGGGGTGGAGATGATACAGGGTGCAGAACAACTGCAGTGCTAGAGCCTGAGAACCTGCAGTTTCATGATGCACCAAGGCCAAAGGATGATAGAATACTGGCATTGTCTGCTATTCCCAGTCCTCCCCAGCCTCCTAGTCCCTACACAGCTTCTCTCGGCCTTAAATGAGCAGATGAATGCTCCGGCCCAGACAGCCCTGCTCTAGGACCATCAGCCTTCCTATGGCCACTTCATCAATGACACAGCACGAGTTACCCCACATTTATAACCATTCACTGTAatttacacagacagacacactggggtcTCACCTCCACACCAGACCCACAGACAGACCCACAGACAGACCCACAGACAGACCCACACCAGACCCACAGACAAACCCACAGACAGACCCACAGACAGACCCACACCAGACCCACAGACTCACACAGATAAACCTTTCTAGCAAGATTTTCTTGTTATAGTGATTGTAAGCTACATCACGCTTTAAGCtatgctcagagagagagagggtgagagagcgagagagagagagagagagagagagagagagagagagagagagagagagagagagagagagagagagaatcaaaagTGGAAGGAAGGAGTGAGGAGTTAGGGTAAGAGAGCtgaaagggaaagggagggagacatgTTTCATTAGCCAGGCAGTTACCACTTTATGAACATTGCCCCAGTCTCTGGAGATGTGCGTTGCCTGTGTCTAACTTAAgtgcctcccctccctcctcttagGAACACAATGAAGCGGGAACAGAAGGTGCATTATAGGAACATATGTTCGCCTTCGCCTATTATGTATCAACACTTTTACACCAACCCCCCATAAACATTATGGTGGACTGAGACAGTATATATAGAGGAGAGGCCCTTCATGTAGCCGCCACCTGCCCTCTCCTTGGGTTTGCTGGGTGAGAAGTTTGTCAGCTTGGATAGGTCAAAGGAGTTGAACTCAGGGAACCATAGTGAGACTTGCAAAATGTCTGCAAAGAGCTGTGTCAGTAGCAAGCACTGATACCTTTTCTGGTCTATTTGATTTCTTGCCCTCCATGCTTATCATGTCGACACTGTTTAACATGGCAGAAATGGATTTCACTTAATTCATCACTTTTTAGTCCAGTCCAGTGATCTTATCACGTTTTCATTCAAATGGATATATCACCAGCACACCAAAACACAATTGTGAATGGCAATAGAAAGTAGCCTAGTCTATAAAAGCTATTACACAAAATGTACAGTACATCAGATAGATTGTTACTGACATTTACCCCAACCTTTATGTTGAACCCCTCACATGCATTATCTTCCTACAATGTTACATTAGTATTCCATGGCATGCCTGAAGCCTCCAGGTGCCTCAGGGGTGATATGTCAAAAGCAGCCGTGGACAATAGGCCTTCCCCACGAGGACACACTCTCAGTATCTGTCCAACAGACACAAGATCAAAAACACCACACTGAACCGCCAACAGATATGCCTCGGAAATTATATTTATCTTTCTGAAAAATTGCCTGGTTGCTCTGGTAACAGTGCCTTCATGTCACAATATTAGTGGATGATGGAGAACTCTGACCTCACTGGTCACAGAGACCAGACCCAGCACTCTTTACAATTACAtactcagtgtacaaaacattatggacACCTTGCTAATATAGAATaattttccctcagaacagcctcaatttattgggtcatggactctacaaggtgtcgatagcgttccacagggatgctggcccatgttgactccaatgcttccacagttgtgtcaagttggctggatgtcctttgggtggaagACAATtcctgatacacacgggaaactgttgagcgtgaaaacctagcagcgttgcagttcttgacacaaaccggtgcgcctggcacctactaccatgccctgttcaaaggcactttaataacaccactttaataataatgtttacatatattgcattactcatctcatatgtatttgtgtgtattaggtagttgttgtggaattgttagattacaatTTAGATagtgctgcactgtcggaactagaagcacaagcatttcgctacgctggtaatgacatctgctaaccatgtgtatgtgaccaataaaattggatttgatttaatACTTTATCTTGCCAattccccctctgaatggcacacacacacaagccatgtctcaattgtctcagggcttaaaaatccttctttaacccgtctcctccccttcatctacactggttgaagtggatttaacaagtaacatcaataagggatcatatctttcatctggattcacctggtcagtctatgttgtggaaagagcagatgtccttaatgatttgtacactcaatgtaccTGTATCGTTTCCTTCCATTTCAGTCATATTTTCCCTGTAATTGTAAAAGTAAGCAACGGCCAATTCAAGTGGTTTGACAATAGAATTAACCAATTAAAACAACCCCTCTGTGACCATGGGAAAGATATTTCTCTATGGCAACATGCGAAGAACATTGCACCCAAAAAAAAAAGACTTTATAAATATATCTGTTTCCTATCCTATATTTGACAACAACAAGTTTTACATTCGATGAATAACCTGGAGGCTGTAAGATATGCTGCCAGACATACCCTCAGGCCTACATAGatttaaattgagattgtgtttTATAGTTGCTAGAAATCTATATGCCTTTAATGAAAGAAAGTGTTCCCTCgctcttttttttttaagaatgagGGCGTTCTCTCTCTGACCTATACTGACAACAGATGACTCTTTGGAGATCCCCATCTAAATGTAAAATATAGCTGCAAACAAGTCCACATAAGTCTTGAGTCGGAGGCGGGGGTCGCGTGCTCGTGAATCAGATTGCAACCGACTGTAAATTGTGAAATAATCGACTATATTAAGAGTACAAGCATAAAATATAGCAGGGAAGCGTGTGCTCAACAGAAATGGCATGATGTTGTGTTGCTCTCAACCCCCAAAACCCCAACCTCTGCGTTAGCAGTAGTCCTATAAGGTAACCTTACAGATGAAGTCCACCTTAAACATTTTGACACTGGCCGACCAGGACAAGTTGTATTCAGTCATTATGACAAATACATTTACAGTACGTGTGTAAACTACATATTAAGGTTTTATTCCATTATAAAATATCATGTAAACCACTTAAGTGCTGTAATATCAGGGTAATAATTAAAACAGATATACTTTACGTTTATAATAAAATGTTCTGCAGAAACACTGGGAGACAAAGTTTAAACCTcctacaaaaaataaataaacgtagCCTAATTAACATTAAACAAAGTAACTCtaataaacaacaacaaagtAACTAACAAAGTAAGTCTAATTGACAAAGCAATATGTTGGAGACCATGCTGTTAGGGTATTGAAAAACATTGCATGGGGCTTAATGAAAGATAATTGTGAGGATTTTGATGATACACTATGGGCTAATGGAGCTGTAATATTTAATGTAAAAGCGTGATGTGACCTTTACCCTATACGCAAGGGGTCATTAACAGATAATAAGAGGATATTCAATCACAAAATATTTGATGCGCGCTAAAGCTGTTGTATAATTTATGATTGCCTCGATGCATATTGCAAATGACTTGATggtaacaatatatatatttctcttataCTCTCCTGCGCTTTAGATGTTGCCGCCTTTGCTGGACGAGAAAGTTCTCGAGTCTCGCACACTCGAGTACCTGAGAGCACCCCCAGGGCGCAAGAAATCATTTTCCAGACCCGTCAAGTGATgcgtaaaaaataaaaaatgagaaAACATCATGCAAATTATATTTATTTCAAGCGAATGTCACGCAAATATTCCCTTGTTTTATCAACCATATACACCCGACATAATAAGCAACACTTACATTTTCCAGTCTGTTCACACTGTGACGGATAAGTAGGCTTGCTGTCATCCTCTTGTTTTACGCACGAGACGTTTGGATAATTGCGGTCTTGTTGAGTCTCTCCAGGAGTACAACGTTAGATTACATGTAATTAAATATGTGAACTCGACAGTTAAATGTAGCACAATGTAATTTGTGTCTGAACGCATCACTTGCTGACTTGCTGCAGTTCACAGATGTATCGAGCACAGAGAAGCAGACCGTTCTTGGTTCACAATTAAACTTTtcgcaataataataataataatggtacGAACAGTCTGGGAAtttttttgattcttcaaatatATATCGGCTGACTAAAAGCTGCATCTGCTATAGTGCGCACTCCTGTGACTCCACTTATTTCATCTATTTTCCCTGTCTAATCAATTTAATCTACACAAGCAGAAATGCGAAAGTAATACGATCCGAAATGACAGGTTAATATCTTATTTCTGAAAAGATAAATGATTTGTTACAATTGCGTAAAAATCTCAGTCAATAGCGCTAGTCCTAACTGACAAATAGATGCTTCCATAAGTCAGGCACATACACCTTTCTCACCTTCTTTACATTCCaagttaaataaacaattacACCAGTATTATATGGCAAACTTCTCAAATTTGACTTATGGGGAAACTGTCTGTACTTTGATTTGAGGGATGCGGACAATGTCAGTGTGTATTTATGCAACGCGCGCCAGATTACATATCATTCTCTCTGGGCGCGTTTGGTGCCACAGCTGTGTGACCGTCATCTGCTCGCTCAGGGGGGGTTTGGGAGCGCACGACAGATGCTTCCGCTACCCACCAGCCTTCCGTTTCCTCGGAAATAGAGCCTCTGTAATATAACGCGGTTTCAGGGCAATTTGATTGTGAAGCTCCGATTACATGTCCACCAACAAAGTTACCACAGGGACATCAGGTGACACCCagcgatagaaagagagagggggagggagagagagcacaaCAGAGTATCTGGACAAGGTGAGATATCTGTAATTTAGAAGGGACCTGAGACTGTAGCAGAGAAACCACTGGAGTGCTAATTAAAAAGAGCAGTAAGCAATGAGTGGTAGAACGTATGAGATCCCTCTATGCTGAGTGACTGAGCAGTATAAGACAGACAGAAACTTGGAGAAGTGAATTGACTCACCTGTTCGTTTTTGCAGAGGTCTGCCCACATGCTGgtcccatcccctcctctcatcaGCACATGGTAGATGAAGAAGTAGGTGCCAGGGATGCTGCAGATGAACTTGCCCGAGATGCCGTCGTAGTTGTTTCCCAAGTTGGTGACCACGTCGTCAAACTTAAGGATCTCATAGCCTTCATGGGGGTTCTTAAGCCCTGCGTAAAAGGCCACCCGGGGCACTGTGCTGTAGGTGGCCGTGCTGATAGCTCCGTTCCCCCCCAACCCCAAAATCCCAGTCCTCCCTCCAGACCCTCGGTCTCCAGGGGGTCCCACTGGCCCCGGTGGCCCTGGCTCTCCAGGCGGTCCCGGGAGTCCAGGTTTACCTTGCCTGCCTTGCTTGCCCTGGGGGCCCTGCACCAGCGTGGAGGGCATGTTGCTGTTGTCGCTGAGGGCCTCGGCCTCCGCTTGGATGCCACTGGAGCTGGTGCTGCTGGCCGTGGTGCCCTTGTTCAGGTAGGGGTCGCACACCATGCGGCAGGTACCCAGCATTTCAAAGTGGCTGGTGTCGGTGCCCACGGAGCTGACCAGGACGGGGATGAGGACCACCAGCACCAGGACCAGCATGACCCCGACGGCAGCCGCCACCAGGGTCTTCCTCCCGATGCTGAGTCGGGGAAGGGGCTGTGCTGCCAGCGTGGCTCTCCCTGGGGCGGAAATGGTGACTGCTGGGTGTGGGGAGCCTGCCACCGAGGAAAGGGACACGGGGATCCCAAGAAGAGTAGGAGGAGGAGCGGcgagtgtgtgagtgtaagagAGAGACCCACATACACTCACTGATACGCCTCACTGCTTTCACTCACACGGAGGTAGTTCCCGTACACTCTCGCTCACCAACGTGCACACTGACGCACATAGGGAGCACACACATACACGAGCCGACATACAGAATTTAGTCCCAAACTCTTGGCGGGAaaaaggagaaagaaagaggatgCAACGGAAGGAACACTCAGGAGGAGGAGTGTTGGAGAGAAACAAGAGGAATGGTAAGAGGacgaaacagagagagtgagtgtgagaaagagagacggagagagtagTCATAGAgtccgtgtgcgtgcgtgtggtgtgtttgtggtgaCGGATTCTCAGGCTTGGCTTTTTATATGGCAagcctcccc
It encodes:
- the LOC129829816 gene encoding C1q-related factor-like; its protein translation is MLVLVLVVLIPVLVSSVGTDTSHFEMLGTCRMVCDPYLNKGTTASSTSSSGIQAEAEALSDNSNMPSTLVQGPQGKQGRQGKPGLPGPPGEPGPPGPVGPPGDRGSGGRTGILGLGGNGAISTATYSTVPRVAFYAGLKNPHEGYEILKFDDVVTNLGNNYDGISGKFICSIPGTYFFIYHVLMRGGDGTSMWADLCKNEQVRASAIAQDADQNYDYASNSVILHLDAGDEVYIKLDGGKAHGGNNNKYSTFSGFILYAD